In a single window of the Cydia pomonella isolate Wapato2018A chromosome 2, ilCydPomo1, whole genome shotgun sequence genome:
- the LOC133515391 gene encoding putative lipid scramblase CLPTM1 gives MANTDETTSNDSAEDRLVPSESNDAGLSPDNVDINAQIDEQRARMQPTKMESFFAITKSLILRALVVYFITSMFRQPAAPKPEVNSPTGAPRLPSINMFSNGTELDMFCYLSENEFFGNFEDAKLIWKHEGITYGDWYAGPDKDGTYTFSTTIEPSHSLRNNGSIYLHVFIVQAGKSPDPRDKENYAGDFITYGKKMVNKYKKLRYMKTHNLLTGQTEKSEEEQKKAETLKEEIVSHWHPNLTVNLVTDQTNWMQGSVPPPLDEFIYFVPDGKFYKPAVFLNDYWNMMRDYVPINSSTTTLDLQLTYQPLSLFKWQLYTAQAMRDKLSMFSALGAEEQDEEQDTVKELLLDTSPYLLALTISVSILHSIFELLAFKNDIQFWNNRQSLEGLSVRSVFFNVFQSTVVLLYVLDNETNVMVRISCFIGLLIEIWKINKVMDVKINREHRILGIPTLNFTDKGSYVESSTREYDTLAFRYLSWACFPLLIGYGVYSLLYQEHKGWYSFVLNMMYGYLLTFGFIMMTPQLFINYKLKSVAHLPWRMMTYKFLNTFIDDIFAFVIKMPTMYRIGCFRDDIVFFIFLYQRWIYKVDHKRVNEFGFSGEMELQQSQEKNGTPAITEGEPADKKND, from the exons ATGGCAAACACAGATGAAACGACGAGCAACGATTCCGCAGAAGATAGATTGGTGCCTAGTGAGAGCAATGATGCTGGGTTATCACCTGATAACGTCGAT attAATGCTCAAATTGATGAACAACGTGCAAGAATGCAGCCAACCAAAATGGAATCGTTTTTTGCTATAACTAAATCCTTGATACTAAGGGCTTTGGTTGTGTATTTCATCACCTCAATGTTCCGCCAGCCGGCTGCTCCTAAACCAGAAGTGAATTCACCAACAGGGGCCCCAAGGCTTCCCTCCATCAACATGTTTTCTAATGGGACAGAATTAGACATGTTTTGTTACTTATCTgaaaatgagttttttggaaacTTTGAAGATGCAAAGTTAATTTGGAAGCATGAGGGTATTACCTATGGAGATTGGTATGCAGGTCCAGACAAGGATGGAACCTACACATTTTCTACTACAATTGAACCTTCACATTCCTTAAGAAATAATGGCTCAATTTATCTTCATGTGTTCATAGTCCAAGCAGGAAAGTCACCTGACCCCAGGGACAAAGAAAACTATGCTGGGGACTTCATCACCTATGGCAAAAAGATGGTTAACAAGTACAAGAAGCTACGCTACATGAAAACACATAACTTACTGACTGGCCAGACTGAAAAGTCAGAGGAGGAACAAAAGAAAGCGGAGACTTTAAAAGAAGAAATAGTATCTCATTGGCATCCCAATTTGACTGTCAACTTGGTGACAGATCAGACCAATTGGATGCAAGGGAGTGTACCACCACCTCTAGACGAGTTCATATACTTTGTGCCTGATGGCAAGTTCTACAAGCCAGCTGTTTTCCTAAATGACTACTGGAATATGATGAGAGATTATGTGCCAATTAATTCATCTACAACTACTCTTGATTTGCAGCTAACTTACCAGCCATTGAGTTTGTTCAAATGGCAGTTGTACACAGCACAAGCTATGCGGGACAAGCTTAGTATGTTTTCAGCTCTTGGGGCCGAGGAGCAAGATGAGGAGCAGGACACTGTTAAGGAGCTGCTCCTGGACACCTCTCCATATCTGCTGGCACTCACCATATCAGTCTCTATACTGCACTCAATTTTTGAACTCTTGgctttcaaaaatgatattcagTTCTGGAACAACCGGCAATCACTTGAAGGCCTCTCTGTGAGATCAGTATTTTTCAATGTTTTCCAGTCAACTGTTGTACTATTATATGTTTTGGACAATGAGACTAATGTTATGGTTAGAATTTCATGTTTCATAGGTTTATTGATTGAAATATGGAAAATTAACAAAGTGATGGATGTAAAAATTAACAGAGAACACAGAATACTTGGTATACCAACATTGAATTTCACAGACAAGGGATCCTATGTGGAATCGAGCACTAGGGAGTATGATACTCTGGCATTCCGCTATCTCAGCTGGGCATGCTTCCCTCTGCTTATTGGTTATGGAGTTTATTCCCTACTTTACCAAGAACACAAGGGATGGTATTCTTTCGTTCTTAATATGATGTATGGATACCTCTTAACTTTCGGATTTATCATGATGACGCCGCAGTTGTTTATCAACTACAAACTCAAGTCAGTTGCACACCTGCCATGGCGAATGATGACATACAAGTTCTTGAATACATTTATTGATGATATATTTGCATTTGTGATAAAAATGCCAACAATGTATCGTATAGGCTGTTTCCGTGATG ATATTGTATTCTTTATATTCCTGTACCAACGTTGGATCTACAAGGTGGACCATAAGCGGGTGAATGAGTTTGGATTCTCTGGTGAGATGGAGCTGCAGCAAAGCCAGGAGAAGAATGGCACTCCTGCCATAACAGAAGGCGAGCCTGCTGACAAGAAGAATGACTAA
- the LOC133515390 gene encoding exportin-1: MTTLEQQASKLLDFNQKLDITLLDNIVGCLYSTVGEQQRIAQDILTTLKEHPDAWTRVDTILEFSQNQETKYYALQILEQVIQTRWKVLPRNQCEGIKKYIVGLIIKNSSDPVTMESNKVFLKKLNLILIQVLKREWPHNWETFISDIVGASKTNESLCQNNMVILKLLSEEVFVFSTGQLTQTKTKHLKDTMCSEFSQIFQLCQFVLENSQNAPLVEATLHTLLRFLNWIPLGYIFEMKLISTLIFKFLSVPLFRNVTLSCLTEIAGVTVSNYEDQFVALLVQTMDQLEVMLPLTTNIRDAYAAGRDQEQVFIQNLALFLCTYLKEHCQLIERRGLTNTLMNALRYLVLISEVEEVEIFKICLEFWNSLAADLYKIAPCSQSSNLVLGKSMGRKALYADVLSSVRYIMISRMAKPEEVLVVENENGEVVREFMKDTDSINLYKNMRETLVYLTHLDYQDTERIMTEKLQAQVHGSEWSWKNLNTLCWAIGSTSGAMMEEDEKRFLVVVIKELLGLCEQKKGKDNKAIIASNIMYVVGQYPRFLRAHWKFLKTVVNKLFEFMHETHDGVQDMACDTFIKIALKCRRHFVTTQVGEACPFIEEILSTISSIICDLQTLQVHTFYEAVGYMISAQVDQVAQEQLIEKYMCLPNQVWDDIISQASHNVDILKDPEAVKQLVSILKTNVRACRALGHPYVVQLGRIYLDMLNVYKVMSENISQAIALNGVAVTKQPLIKNMRIIKKETLKLISGWVSRSTDNSMVLENFIPPLLDAVLLDYQRTAVPDAREPEVLSCMAAIVYKLGGHITSEVPKIFDAVFECTLEMINKDFEEYPDHRTEFFLLLQAVNTNCFKAFLSIPPAQFKLVLDSIIWAFKHTMRNVADTGLQILHRLLQNVEQHPQAAQSFYQTYLCDILEHVFSVVTDTSHGAGLTMHATILAYVFSLVEAGRVTVPLGPTPDNVLYIQDYVANLLKTAFSHLTDNQIKITVQGLFNLDQDIPAFKDHLRDFLVQIREYTGEDDSDLYLEERLFALRQAQEEKRRVQLSVPGMLNPHELPEEMQD, translated from the exons ATGACAACTTTAGAGCAACAAGCTTCCAAACTTTTGGATTTTAACCAAAAGTTAGACATTACTTTACTGGACAATATTGTGGGATGCCTCTACTCGACCGTAGGAGAGCAGCAACGCATCGCGCAGGACATTCTGACCACACTTAAAGAACACCCTGATGCCTGGACTCGGGTTGATACAATTCTAGAGTTCTCACAGAATCAGGAAACAAAATACTATGCTTTACAAATATTAGAACAAGTGATACAGACAAGATGGAAAGTTCTCCCGAGAAATCAATGTgaaggtataaaaaaatacattgtggGTCTCATCATAAAGAATTCATCTGATCCAGTCACTATGGAAAGCAACAAAGTATTTTTGAAGAAGCTTAATTTGATTCTGATTCAAGTTTTGAAAAGAGAATGGCCTCACAACTGGGAAACATTCATTAGTGATATTGTGGGTGCCTCGAAGACCAACGAAAGCCTTTGCCAAAATAACATGGTGATCCTCAAGCTCCTCAGTGAGGAAGTTTTTGTGTTCAGTACCGGCCAGCTCACTCAGACTAAAACAAAACATCTAAAAGATACCATGTGTTCTGAATTTAGCCAAATATTCCAGCTCTGTCAATTTGTACTTGAGAATTCACAAAATGCCCCACTTGTGGAAGCTACGCTTCACACTCTATTAAGATTTTTGAATTGGATCCCGTTAGGCTATATTTTTGAGATGAAACTCATAAGTACACTAATATTTAAGTTCCTCAGTGTGCCGCTGTTCAGAAATGTGACTCTGAGTTGCTTAACTGAGATCGCAGGTGTGACTGTTAGCAATTACGAAGATCAGTTTGTTGCCCTGTTAGTGCAGACAATGGACCAGCTGGAGGTGATGCTGCCACTCACCACTAACATCCGTGATGCATATGCTGCTGGACGTGACCAAGAACAAGTGTTCATCCAAAATCTTGCACTGTTTCTTTGCACCTACTTGAAGGAGCATTGTCAACTTATTGAAAGACGAGGATTGACAAATACATTGATGAATGCGTTGCGCTATCTTGTGTTAATTTCAGAAGTGGAAGAAGTAGAAATTTTCAAGATTTGTCTGGAGTTTTGGAATTCTTTAGCTGCTGATTTGTACAAAATTGCTCCCTGTTCCCAATCATCAAATCTAGTTCTGGGCAAAAGTATGGGCAGGAAAGCTCTCTATGCTGATGTACTGAGCAGCGTGCGCTACATCATGATCTCGAGGATGGCCAAGCCTGAGGAGGTCCTAGTTGTTGAGAATGAAAATGGTGAAGTAGTGAGGGAATTTATGAAGGATACAGATTctattaatttgtataaaaacatGAGGGAAACACTAGTGTACCTTACTCATTTGGACTACCAAGATACAGAACGGATTATGACAGAGAAATTGCAAGCTCAAGTGCATGGCTCTGAGTGGTCTTGGAAGAACCTGAATACATTGTGCTGGGCCATCGGCTCCACATCTGGGGCAATGATGGAAGAGGACGAAAAGCGCTTTTTGGTAGTGGTAATTAAAGAATTATTGGGTTTGTGCGAACAAAAAAAGGGCAAAGACAATAAGGCTATAATTGCTAGCAACATCATGTATGTTGTGGGACAATACCCGCGATTCCTTAGGGCTCACTGGAAGTTCCTGAAAACCGttgtaaataaactttttgaatTCATGCATGAAACTCACGACGGCGTACAGGATATGGCTTGTGATACGTTTATTAAAATCGCTTTGAAATGTCGTCGCCACTTCGTTACCACACAGGTTGGCGAAGCATGCCCATTTATCGAGGAGATTTTGAGCACAATAAGTTCCATTATCTGTGACTTGCAAACTCTTCAAGTTCACACATTCTATGAGGCTGTTGGATACATGATTAGCGCACAAGTGGACCAAGTTGCCCAGGAGCAGTTGATTGAGAAGTACATGTGTCTGCCCAACCAAGTGTGGGATGATATAATTTCCCAGGCATCCCATAATGtggacattttgaaagaccctGAGGCTGTCAAACAGTTGGTGAGCATCCTTAAAACGAACGTGCGCGCTTGTCGGGCGCTCGGGCATCCATATGTCGTGCAGCTGGGCCGAATATACCTCGACATGTTGAACGTCTACAAAGTAATGTCAGAAAATATAAGTCAAGCGATCGCCCTGAATGGGGTCGCCGTCACCAAGCAGCCTCTTATTAAAAACATGAGAATTATCAAAAAGGAAACACTGAAGCTCATCTCCGGCTGGGTTTCACGCTCCACGGACAATAGCATGGTACTGGAGAACTTCATTCCGCCCCTCCTTGACGCCGTTCTATTGGACTACCAGAGAACCGCAGTTCCCGACGCGAGAGAACCCGAAGTATTATCGTGCATGGCAGCCATAGTGTACAAGCTGGGAGGTCATATCACATCAGAGGTTCCGAAGATATTTGACGCAGTTTTCGAATGCACCTTGGAGATGATAAACAAGGATTTCGAGGAGTACCCGGACCATCGGACAGAGTTCTTTTTGCTGCTACAGGCTGTGAACACTAACTGTTTCAAGGCATTCCTAAGTATACCGCCGGCACAGTTTAAGCTCGTGTTGGATTCTATAATTTGGGCATTCAAGCACACGATGCGGAACGTGGCCGACACGGGGCTGCAGATCCTGCACCGCCTGCTGCAGAACGTGGAGCAGCACCCGCAGGCGGCGCAGAGCTTCTACCAGACGTACCTGTGCGACATCCTGGAGCACGTGTTCAGCGTGGTGACGGACACGTCGCACGGCGCGGGGCTCACCATGCACGCCACCATCCTGGCCTACGTGTTCTCGCTCGTGGAGGCGGGCCGCGTCACCGTGCCGCTCGGCCCCACGCCCGACAACGTGCTCTACATACAG GACTATGTGGCGAACCTCTTGAAAACTGCATTTTCCCACTTGACGGACAATCAAATAAAGATCACTGTGCAAGGGCTCTTCAACCTGGACCAGGATATTCCAGCCTTCAAGGACCACTTGAGAGACTTCTTAGTTCAGATAAGA GAGTACACGGGCGAGGACGACAGCGACCTGTACCTGGAGGAGCGGCTGTTCGCGCTGCGCCAGGCGCAGGAGGAGAAGCGGCGCGTGCAGCTGTCCGTGCCCGGCATGCTCAACCCGCACGAGCTGCCCGAGGAGATGCAGGACTAG